One genomic segment of Strix aluco isolate bStrAlu1 chromosome 9, bStrAlu1.hap1, whole genome shotgun sequence includes these proteins:
- the GAL3ST2 gene encoding galactose-3-O-sulfotransferase 2 isoform X2, with translation MKSPGCALRQCLIFSLCLGLIFLSGFFHMKNKKYIISKSSKVLLMPSMPCHAKTNVMFLKTHKTASSTVLNIMFRFVERYNLTVALPADQLVHLGYPKTFLARFVEEFQAIGQNYNIMCNHLRFNPSEVQKVMAENTFYFSILRNPIPLLESSYIYYKDTVPAFRISENVNEYLASPLEYYYPENYKQNIYARNIMWFDFGYDNNAVPNERYIQAVLKDIEKNFHLILIADYFDESMILLKHTLCWDLDDVIYFKLNSRSQDTIQTLTPESKERIKTWCSLDWKLYLHFNQSFWSRIEETIGLTLLEKEVNHLRMRQKELMETCLSDQEAVGKDYIKDKAFLPFQSGSANILGYNLREDLDNRTLRICQKMVMPELQYTSYLYSLQHPHKKRKRLGLPSLWNSSQEKMQLSTPN, from the exons GCAATGTCTCATTTTCAGCCTTTGCCTGGGACTCATCTTCCTGTCAGGATTCTTCCATATGAAGAATAAAAAGTACAT AATCTCGAAGAGCTCCAAGGTGCTGCTGATGCCTTCCATGCCTTGCCATGCCAAGACTAACGTCATGTTCCTCAAGACTCACAAGACGGCCAGCAGCACTGTCCTGAACATCATGTTCAGGTTCGTGGAGAGGTACAACCTCACTGTCGCCCTCCCAGCTGACCAGCTCGTCCACCTGGGCTACCCAAAGACCTTCCTGGCCCGCTTTGTGGAGGAATTTCAAGCCATAGGACAAAACTACAACATCATGTGCAACCACCTGCGGTTTAACCCCTCAGAG GTGCAAAAGGTGATGGCAGAAAACACCTTCTACTTCTCCATCCTGAGGAACCCCATTCCTCTGCTGGAGTCTTCCTACATCTACTACAAGGACACTGTTCCTGCCTTCAGGATCTCCGAGAATGTGAATGAGTACCTGGCATCACCACTGGAGTATTACTATCCAGAGAATTACAAGCAAAATATCTACGCCAGGAATATCATGTGGTTTGACTTTGGCTATGACAACAACGCAGTGCCCAACGAAAGGTACATCCAGGCGGTCTTGAAGGATATTGAAAAGAACTTCCATCTGATCTTGATAGCAGACTACTTTGATGAATCCATGATCCTCTTGAAGCACACTTTGTGCTGGGATCTGGATGACGTGATTTACTTTAAGCTCAATTCCAGAAGCCAGGACACCATCCAGACCTTGACTCCAGAAAGCAAGGAGCGGATAAAAACGTGGTGCTCACTGGACTGGAAACTCTACCTGCACTTCAACCAGAGCTTCTGGAGCAGGATTGAGGAGACCATAGGACTCACGTTGCTGGAGAAGGAGGTGAATCACCTGCGAATGAGACAGAAGGAGCTCATGGAGACCTGTCTCTCGGACCAGGAGGCAGTGGGAAAGGATTACATCAAGGACAAAGCTTTCCTGCCTTTCCAGTCAGGGTCTGCAAATATCCTTGGGTACAACCTCAGAGAAGACTTAGACAACAGGACTCTGAGAATCTGCCAGAAGATGGTTATGCCAGAGCTCCAGTACACATCCTACCTTTACAGTCTCCAACACCCGCACAAGAAGAGGAAGCGGTTAGGCTTGCCCTCGCTGTGGAACAGTTCCCAGGAGAAGATGCAGCTCTCAACTCCCAACTAG
- the GAL3ST2 gene encoding galactose-3-O-sulfotransferase 2 isoform X1, translated as MKDCLQQCLETLHACRNCAANSCQRQCLIFSLCLGLIFLSGFFHMKNKKYIISKSSKVLLMPSMPCHAKTNVMFLKTHKTASSTVLNIMFRFVERYNLTVALPADQLVHLGYPKTFLARFVEEFQAIGQNYNIMCNHLRFNPSEVQKVMAENTFYFSILRNPIPLLESSYIYYKDTVPAFRISENVNEYLASPLEYYYPENYKQNIYARNIMWFDFGYDNNAVPNERYIQAVLKDIEKNFHLILIADYFDESMILLKHTLCWDLDDVIYFKLNSRSQDTIQTLTPESKERIKTWCSLDWKLYLHFNQSFWSRIEETIGLTLLEKEVNHLRMRQKELMETCLSDQEAVGKDYIKDKAFLPFQSGSANILGYNLREDLDNRTLRICQKMVMPELQYTSYLYSLQHPHKKRKRLGLPSLWNSSQEKMQLSTPN; from the exons GCAATGTCTCATTTTCAGCCTTTGCCTGGGACTCATCTTCCTGTCAGGATTCTTCCATATGAAGAATAAAAAGTACAT AATCTCGAAGAGCTCCAAGGTGCTGCTGATGCCTTCCATGCCTTGCCATGCCAAGACTAACGTCATGTTCCTCAAGACTCACAAGACGGCCAGCAGCACTGTCCTGAACATCATGTTCAGGTTCGTGGAGAGGTACAACCTCACTGTCGCCCTCCCAGCTGACCAGCTCGTCCACCTGGGCTACCCAAAGACCTTCCTGGCCCGCTTTGTGGAGGAATTTCAAGCCATAGGACAAAACTACAACATCATGTGCAACCACCTGCGGTTTAACCCCTCAGAG GTGCAAAAGGTGATGGCAGAAAACACCTTCTACTTCTCCATCCTGAGGAACCCCATTCCTCTGCTGGAGTCTTCCTACATCTACTACAAGGACACTGTTCCTGCCTTCAGGATCTCCGAGAATGTGAATGAGTACCTGGCATCACCACTGGAGTATTACTATCCAGAGAATTACAAGCAAAATATCTACGCCAGGAATATCATGTGGTTTGACTTTGGCTATGACAACAACGCAGTGCCCAACGAAAGGTACATCCAGGCGGTCTTGAAGGATATTGAAAAGAACTTCCATCTGATCTTGATAGCAGACTACTTTGATGAATCCATGATCCTCTTGAAGCACACTTTGTGCTGGGATCTGGATGACGTGATTTACTTTAAGCTCAATTCCAGAAGCCAGGACACCATCCAGACCTTGACTCCAGAAAGCAAGGAGCGGATAAAAACGTGGTGCTCACTGGACTGGAAACTCTACCTGCACTTCAACCAGAGCTTCTGGAGCAGGATTGAGGAGACCATAGGACTCACGTTGCTGGAGAAGGAGGTGAATCACCTGCGAATGAGACAGAAGGAGCTCATGGAGACCTGTCTCTCGGACCAGGAGGCAGTGGGAAAGGATTACATCAAGGACAAAGCTTTCCTGCCTTTCCAGTCAGGGTCTGCAAATATCCTTGGGTACAACCTCAGAGAAGACTTAGACAACAGGACTCTGAGAATCTGCCAGAAGATGGTTATGCCAGAGCTCCAGTACACATCCTACCTTTACAGTCTCCAACACCCGCACAAGAAGAGGAAGCGGTTAGGCTTGCCCTCGCTGTGGAACAGTTCCCAGGAGAAGATGCAGCTCTCAACTCCCAACTAG
- the GAL3ST2 gene encoding galactose-3-O-sulfotransferase 2 isoform X3 — translation MARRGSERQCLIFSLCLGLIFLSGFFHMKNKKYIISKSSKVLLMPSMPCHAKTNVMFLKTHKTASSTVLNIMFRFVERYNLTVALPADQLVHLGYPKTFLARFVEEFQAIGQNYNIMCNHLRFNPSEVQKVMAENTFYFSILRNPIPLLESSYIYYKDTVPAFRISENVNEYLASPLEYYYPENYKQNIYARNIMWFDFGYDNNAVPNERYIQAVLKDIEKNFHLILIADYFDESMILLKHTLCWDLDDVIYFKLNSRSQDTIQTLTPESKERIKTWCSLDWKLYLHFNQSFWSRIEETIGLTLLEKEVNHLRMRQKELMETCLSDQEAVGKDYIKDKAFLPFQSGSANILGYNLREDLDNRTLRICQKMVMPELQYTSYLYSLQHPHKKRKRLGLPSLWNSSQEKMQLSTPN, via the exons GCAATGTCTCATTTTCAGCCTTTGCCTGGGACTCATCTTCCTGTCAGGATTCTTCCATATGAAGAATAAAAAGTACAT AATCTCGAAGAGCTCCAAGGTGCTGCTGATGCCTTCCATGCCTTGCCATGCCAAGACTAACGTCATGTTCCTCAAGACTCACAAGACGGCCAGCAGCACTGTCCTGAACATCATGTTCAGGTTCGTGGAGAGGTACAACCTCACTGTCGCCCTCCCAGCTGACCAGCTCGTCCACCTGGGCTACCCAAAGACCTTCCTGGCCCGCTTTGTGGAGGAATTTCAAGCCATAGGACAAAACTACAACATCATGTGCAACCACCTGCGGTTTAACCCCTCAGAG GTGCAAAAGGTGATGGCAGAAAACACCTTCTACTTCTCCATCCTGAGGAACCCCATTCCTCTGCTGGAGTCTTCCTACATCTACTACAAGGACACTGTTCCTGCCTTCAGGATCTCCGAGAATGTGAATGAGTACCTGGCATCACCACTGGAGTATTACTATCCAGAGAATTACAAGCAAAATATCTACGCCAGGAATATCATGTGGTTTGACTTTGGCTATGACAACAACGCAGTGCCCAACGAAAGGTACATCCAGGCGGTCTTGAAGGATATTGAAAAGAACTTCCATCTGATCTTGATAGCAGACTACTTTGATGAATCCATGATCCTCTTGAAGCACACTTTGTGCTGGGATCTGGATGACGTGATTTACTTTAAGCTCAATTCCAGAAGCCAGGACACCATCCAGACCTTGACTCCAGAAAGCAAGGAGCGGATAAAAACGTGGTGCTCACTGGACTGGAAACTCTACCTGCACTTCAACCAGAGCTTCTGGAGCAGGATTGAGGAGACCATAGGACTCACGTTGCTGGAGAAGGAGGTGAATCACCTGCGAATGAGACAGAAGGAGCTCATGGAGACCTGTCTCTCGGACCAGGAGGCAGTGGGAAAGGATTACATCAAGGACAAAGCTTTCCTGCCTTTCCAGTCAGGGTCTGCAAATATCCTTGGGTACAACCTCAGAGAAGACTTAGACAACAGGACTCTGAGAATCTGCCAGAAGATGGTTATGCCAGAGCTCCAGTACACATCCTACCTTTACAGTCTCCAACACCCGCACAAGAAGAGGAAGCGGTTAGGCTTGCCCTCGCTGTGGAACAGTTCCCAGGAGAAGATGCAGCTCTCAACTCCCAACTAG
- the NEU4 gene encoding sialidase-4, whose translation MAPFSSLLRGSEQGGSAAAGPPALPGLITVPLCRPAAAADSGLFPGHRHCGSPVTHRWGDPARGGWQRSSEATAESQRLREPAVPRGEGEGRRGHPQPSRTRVGLHLSAVDTMGSRHFPARTVLFEKESNGVTYRVPALLYLPCVAKLLAFAEERLSADDAHANLLVLRRGTIYGSYVEWEDMRVLETATLQHHRSMNPCPLYDEFTGTLFLFFITVLGRTPEAYQIVTGQNVTRLCCVTSADQGLSWSTATDLTQQVIGGAIKDWATFALGPGHGIQLRSGRLLVPAYSYHIDCKECFGQLCKTTPHSFAFYSDDHGRGWRFGEFIPNLQTGECQLVSVDEEDGSNVLYCNARSPLGFRVQALSTDDGAVFHGGQLVQRLVEPPHGCHGSVIGFPAPFVYVPATPQDPVMPLQGSAHRLLPGMLPGFRYLPARQAAGDELPTLATSSHQQSAQPEEGCPTPGHHGHARGITSVQGDPVATPSPAAFFQAPTWVLYSHPTSSMSRVNMGVHLSTFPRDVESWTEPWVIYEGPSAYSDLAYMELPYNEASISGGPAIAFACLYENGTQSPYEQISFSMFTLHDVLQNIPLTATASRRDGGPPRRRKWGRRSCLVS comes from the exons ATGGCTCCCTTTTCATCCCTGCTCAGGGGTTCTGAACAAGGTGGCTCGGCAGCCGCggggcccccggctctgcccGGGCTGATAACGGTGCCTTTGTGCCGCCCGGCTGCCGCTGCTGACTCAGGGCTTTTTCCCGGCCACCGCCACTGCGGGAGCCCCGTGACCCATCGGTGGGGGGACCCTGCAAGGGGAGGGTGGCAGCGAAGCAGTGAGGCGACTGCAGAAAGCCAGCGGCTGCGGGAGCCGGCGGTACCCCGCGGTGAGGGCGAGGGACGGAGGGGACACCCCCAGCCGAGCAGGACCCG GGTGGGGCTGCATCTTTCTGCCGTAGACACCATGGGCTCCCGGCACTTCCCCGCCCGCACCGTGCTCTTCGAGAAGGAGTCCAACGGCGTCACGTACCGCGTGCCCGCCCTGCTCTACCTGCCCTGCGTGGCCAAGCTGCTGGCCTTCGCGGAGGAGCGGCTGAGCGCCGACGATGCCCACGCCAACCTGCTGGTGCTGCGCCGTGGCACCATCTACGGGAGCTACGTGGAG TGGGAGGACATGCGCGTGCTGGAGACAGCGACGCTGCAGCACCACCGGTCGATGAACCCCTGCCCACTCTACGATGAGTTCACCGGCAcgctcttccttttcttcatcacGGTGCTGGGCAGGACGCCTGAAGCCTACCAGATCGTCACTGGCCAAAATGTCACCCGCCTCTGTTGTGTCACCAGTGCCGACCAGGGCCTGAGCTGGAGCACAGCCACAGACCTGacgcagcaggtcattggtggggCCATCAAAG ACTGGGCAACGTTTGCTCTGGGCCCCGGGCACGGGATCCAGCTGCGGTCTGGCCGGCTGCTGGTGCCTGCCTACAGCTACCACATCGACTGCAAGGAGTGCTTCGGGCAGCTCTGCAAGACCACCCCGCACTCCTTCGCCTTCTACAGCGATGACCACGGCCGGGGTTGGCGCTTCGGGGAGTTCATCCCCAACCTGCAGACGGGCGAGTGCCAGCTGGTCTCGGTGGACGAGGAGGACGGCTCCAACGTCCTCTACTGCAACGCCCGCAGTCCCCTGGGCTTCAGGGTCCAGGCGCTCAGCACAGATGATGGGGCCGTCTTCCACGGGGGGCAGCTGGTCCAGCGGCTGGTCGAGCCCCCCCATGGCTGTCACGGCAGTGTCATTGGCTTCCCCGCACCTTTCGTCTATGTCCCCGCCACTCCCCAGGACCCCGTGATGCCCCTCCAGGGCTCAGCTCACCGGCTGCTCCCTGGGATGCTCCCAGGGTTTCGGTACCTGCCCGCTCGACAGGCAGCGGGTGATGAGCTGCCCACCCTGGccaccagcagccaccagcagtcAGCCCAGCCTGAGGAGGGCTGTCCAACCCCAGGGCATCACGGCCATGCCCGTGGCATCACCTCAGTCCAAGGGGACCCTGTGGCAACTCCTAGCCCTGCTGCCTTCTTCCAAGCGCCGACATGGGTCCTCTACTCCCACCCCACCAGCTCCATGTCACGGGTCAACATGGGGGTTCACCTGAGCACCTTCCCCAGGGATGTAGAGAGCTGGACTGAGCCCTGGGTCATCTACGAGGGCCCAAGTGCTTACTCGGACCTGGCTTACATGGAGCTGCCCTACAACGAGGCCTCCATCTCTGGTGGCCCAGCCATCGCTTTCGCCTGCCTCTATGAGAACGGGACACAGTCACCCTACGAGCAGATCTCCTTCAGCATGTTCACACTGCACGATGTGCTCCAGAACATCCCCCTGACAGCCACTGCTTCCCGGCGGGATGGTGGCCCCCCGCGTCGCAGGAAGTGGGGGCGAAGGAGCTGCCTCGTCTCctag